Part of the Syntrophorhabdaceae bacterium genome is shown below.
TCTGCCTGAAAATGTTCACCCTGAATCTTCCGTACTGGGGGGTGTAGAGGGCAAGGTTCATCTCCATCTCTTCTTCGAATTTCTTTTTTTGCCTCTCGTTCATTATGGCATTGGCGATCCGAGCCGTATCGTGCGGTGTGAGCGGCTGGGCATCCGCAAAAGGGGTGACAATGCCTTCAACGCGGAAAGAAGGCGGCACTCCCACCGTGAAGTAAATATCCGAAGCATCCGTCTCGATCATATACTTCAAATATTGCGCGATGATTTCCATGGCATCACCTTTGACTGCTGAGATAGAAGGAGACCTCGTCTCTTGTCACCATATTTTTGCCAATGAGGTCCTGACATGCCGCTTCCATTGTCTGCATTCCGAGACCTTTGCTCGTCTGGATGATCGAAGGAATCTGGGCGATCTTGTTCTCGCGGATAAGGTTCCGTATGGCAGGGGTGGCGATCATGACTTCGAACGCGGCGACCCTTCCTCTGCCGTCTCTTCTCTTGAATAAGCTCTGCGATATGACGGCTTGTAGAGAAGCGGAAAGCATGGAGCGAACCTGATTCTGCTGGCCCGCGGGAAAGACGTCGATGATTCTGTCTACCGTATCGGGAGCGCTGCTCGTGTGCAATGTGGCGAACACGAGATGTCCGGTTTCCGCTGCGGTGAGAGCGAGCGATATGGTCTCTAAGTCCCTCATCTCGCCCACCAGGATCACGTCGGGGTCTTCCCTGAGGGCGCTCCTCAAAGCCGCGGAAAAACTCTTTGTATGGGGTCCCAATTCTCTCTGATTGAGAAGACATTTCTTGGACAGATGAAGAAATTCTATAGGATCCTCAATGGTAAGGATGTGTTCCTTCTTGTTGTCGTTGATGAAGTCGATGATAGCCGCGAGGGTCGTAGATTTACCGCTTCCCGTGGGCCCCGTCACGAGAACCAGGCCTTTTTCCAGAAGGGCCAGGTCTTTAAAGACCTTGGGAAGATAGAGCTCCTCAAAAGTAGGAATCTTGCTCGGAATGGTTCTGAAGACGGCTGATTCGCCCCTTTGCTGTTTGAACACATTCACCCTGAACCGGGCCAGATCTCCGAGACTGAAGGAAAAATCGAGCTCCATGAGCTCTTCAAAAA
Proteins encoded:
- a CDS encoding ATPase, T2SS/T4P/T4SS family, giving the protein MEIIAQYLKYMIETDASDIYFTVGVPPSFRVEGIVTPFADAQPLTPHDTARIANAIMNERQKKKFEEEMEMNLALYTPQYGRFRVNIFRQKSFVGIVVRQIKLNIKTIDDWGLPPIFKEIAMTKRGLVLVVGATGCGKSTTLASIIDYRNSNQPGHIITVEDPVEFIHEHKMSIVT
- a CDS encoding type IV pilus twitching motility protein PilT, with the translated sequence MDISELLRFVIDSKGSDLHISSGEPPIIRVHGEMTKVDLPALDKEDVHTMIYDILSDFQRKVFEELMELDFSFSLGDLARFRVNVFKQQRGESAVFRTIPSKIPTFEELYLPKVFKDLALLEKGLVLVTGPTGSGKSTTLAAIIDFINDNKKEHILTIEDPIEFLHLSKKCLLNQRELGPHTKSFSAALRSALREDPDVILVGEMRDLETISLALTAAETGHLVFATLHTSSAPDTVDRIIDVFPAGQQNQVRSMLSASLQAVISQSLFKRRDGRGRVAAFEVMIATPAIRNLIRENKIAQIPSIIQTSKGLGMQTMEAACQDLIGKNMVTRDEVSFYLSSQR